From Myxococcus stipitatus, the proteins below share one genomic window:
- a CDS encoding peptidylprolyl isomerase: protein MRTSPLRISLALVACLVAGAASAAAPGKWTKKVEAGKPLYATLKTSQGDIVVKLFSKEAPKTVANFVGLATGEKAWREPRSGAMSTAPLYNGTVFHRVIPGFMIQGGDPTGTGMGDPGYRFEDEVNNGRAFDKVGLLAMANRGPNTNGSQFFITTSTPSHLDRKHTIFGEVVKGYEVVEAIGSVPRDNRDRPQTPVVLTRVELSEKAPKGVVASDKPVAPGAAPVRKAPPTTQESARP from the coding sequence ATGCGCACCTCCCCCCTCCGAATCAGCCTCGCGCTGGTGGCCTGCCTCGTCGCGGGGGCCGCCTCCGCCGCCGCTCCGGGCAAGTGGACGAAGAAGGTGGAGGCCGGCAAGCCCCTCTACGCGACGCTCAAGACGAGTCAGGGCGACATTGTGGTGAAGCTGTTCTCGAAGGAGGCGCCGAAGACGGTGGCCAACTTCGTGGGGCTGGCGACGGGCGAGAAGGCGTGGCGCGAGCCCCGGTCCGGCGCCATGTCGACCGCGCCGCTCTACAACGGCACGGTGTTCCACCGCGTCATCCCGGGCTTCATGATCCAGGGGGGCGACCCCACCGGCACCGGCATGGGCGATCCGGGCTATCGCTTCGAGGACGAGGTCAACAACGGCCGCGCCTTCGACAAGGTGGGCCTGCTGGCCATGGCCAACCGGGGCCCGAACACCAACGGCAGCCAGTTCTTCATCACGACGAGCACGCCCTCGCACCTCGACCGCAAGCACACCATCTTCGGCGAGGTGGTGAAGGGGTACGAGGTGGTGGAGGCCATTGGCTCGGTGCCCCGCGACAACCGGGACCGCCCCCAGACGCCGGTGGTGCTCACCCGGGTGGAGCTGAGCGAGAAGGCGCCCAAGGGCGTGGTCGCCTCCGACAAGCCCGTGGCGCCGGGGGCCGCGCCGGTCCGCAAGGCGCCCCCGACGACCCAGGAGTCCGCCCGGCCGTGA
- a CDS encoding ribonuclease H-like domain-containing protein — translation MLQRTFQHIPGVGPWREKDLWARGFRTWDDFPAAGEGVAISRKTDDIARERIAQAREALERRDLRRLAELLPSREHWRLYPAFQDDAVYFDIETDGREAQAPTVVSLFDSKGLHVFIQGRNMDALPEAMAARRLWVTFNGSTFDVPVLRDYFGPGRFPVPDAHIDLRFVTRRLGMGGGLKEIEGQIGAERPPHLKGVKGYDAVLLWRAYQRRGDIEALRFLVEYNLYDSFQLRTLMDVAYNRGADDLNQDVPRLPVFERGDVLYDVSRIILEMGPTERDLQTLARVRAEEQLP, via the coding sequence ATGCTCCAGCGGACGTTCCAGCACATTCCAGGCGTGGGACCATGGCGGGAGAAGGACCTGTGGGCCCGAGGCTTCCGGACGTGGGACGACTTCCCGGCCGCCGGCGAGGGCGTGGCCATCTCCCGGAAGACGGACGACATCGCGAGGGAGCGGATCGCCCAGGCCCGCGAGGCGCTGGAGCGCAGGGACCTGCGTCGCCTGGCGGAGCTGCTCCCGTCCCGTGAGCACTGGCGGCTGTACCCCGCGTTCCAGGACGACGCCGTCTATTTCGACATCGAGACGGACGGCCGCGAGGCCCAGGCGCCCACGGTGGTGAGCCTGTTCGACAGCAAGGGCCTGCACGTCTTCATCCAGGGCCGCAACATGGACGCGCTGCCGGAGGCGATGGCGGCGCGGCGGCTGTGGGTGACGTTCAACGGCTCCACGTTCGACGTCCCCGTGCTGCGGGACTACTTCGGGCCCGGGCGCTTCCCGGTGCCGGACGCGCACATCGATCTGCGCTTCGTGACGCGCCGGCTGGGGATGGGCGGCGGACTGAAGGAGATCGAAGGCCAGATTGGCGCGGAGCGTCCGCCGCACCTCAAGGGGGTGAAGGGCTACGACGCCGTGCTGCTGTGGCGCGCGTATCAGCGACGCGGAGACATCGAGGCCCTCCGGTTCCTCGTCGAGTACAACCTCTACGACTCCTTCCAGCTCCGGACGCTGATGGACGTGGCGTACAACCGGGGCGCGGACGACCTGAACCAGGACGTGCCCCGGCTGCCAGTGTTCGAGCGCGGCGACGTCCTCTACGACGTGAGCCGCATCATCCTGGAGATGGGGCCCACGGAGCGGGACCTGCAGACGCTCGCCCGGGTCCGGGCCGAGGAGCAGCTGCCTTGA
- the der gene encoding ribosome biogenesis GTPase Der: MKPLVAIVGRPNVGKSTLFNRLAGRRISLVEDMPGVTRDRHYADAEWGGRKFTFIDTGGFVPGEKDALLAQVREQAQLAVEECDVIVFVTDGRDGVTPADAAVASYLRKSGKPVIVAANKLDNTSGTMQSLAADFYKLGLGEVQPLSAEHGLGVPGLCDEVVSKLPPKQDGEDDEAPPDDGIIRVAIIGRPNVGKSTLVNAILQEKRVVASDVPGTTRDPVDSPLTYKDRKLILTDTAGIRRKKTIAQQVEKYSVVAALKVMERSDVAVLLMDATEPAVDQDAKLAGLAEERGRALVIVVNKWDLVDVDQRRQEAYRESLKYALKFVGYAPILFTSALTGSKVEKVVDVAVELAEQFRFRAPTPQLNRLLEHMVDNHPAPIVRGKPLRLYYIAQVSTAPPTFALTCNHPDGVPDMYKRYITNQLRKTFDLRVPIRLLFRARPGQAKRAARKKPHLQGKG; the protein is encoded by the coding sequence ATGAAGCCGCTGGTCGCCATTGTCGGACGCCCCAACGTGGGCAAGAGCACGCTGTTCAACCGCCTCGCGGGCAGACGCATCTCGCTCGTCGAGGACATGCCGGGTGTGACGCGGGATCGCCACTACGCGGACGCGGAGTGGGGAGGGCGCAAGTTCACCTTCATCGACACCGGCGGCTTCGTCCCCGGCGAGAAGGACGCGCTGCTGGCCCAGGTGCGCGAGCAGGCCCAGCTCGCCGTGGAGGAGTGCGACGTCATCGTCTTCGTCACGGACGGGCGCGACGGCGTCACGCCCGCGGACGCGGCCGTGGCCAGCTACCTGCGCAAGAGCGGCAAGCCCGTCATCGTCGCGGCCAACAAGCTGGACAACACGTCTGGCACCATGCAGTCGCTGGCCGCGGACTTCTACAAGCTGGGCCTGGGCGAGGTGCAGCCCCTGTCCGCCGAGCATGGCCTGGGCGTCCCCGGCCTGTGCGACGAGGTCGTCTCCAAGCTGCCGCCCAAGCAGGACGGCGAGGACGACGAGGCGCCGCCGGACGACGGCATCATCCGCGTGGCCATCATCGGCCGGCCCAACGTGGGCAAGAGCACGCTGGTCAACGCCATCCTCCAGGAGAAGCGCGTGGTGGCCAGCGACGTGCCGGGCACCACGCGGGATCCGGTGGACTCGCCGCTGACGTACAAGGACCGCAAGCTCATCCTCACGGACACCGCGGGCATCCGGCGCAAGAAGACCATCGCCCAGCAGGTGGAGAAGTACTCCGTGGTCGCCGCGCTCAAGGTGATGGAGCGTAGCGACGTGGCGGTGCTGCTGATGGACGCCACGGAGCCGGCGGTGGACCAGGACGCGAAGCTGGCGGGCCTGGCCGAGGAGCGCGGACGCGCCCTGGTCATCGTGGTGAACAAGTGGGACCTGGTGGACGTGGATCAGCGCCGTCAGGAGGCCTACCGCGAGTCGCTCAAGTACGCGCTCAAGTTCGTGGGCTACGCGCCCATCCTCTTCACCTCCGCGCTGACCGGCTCGAAGGTGGAGAAGGTGGTGGACGTGGCGGTGGAGCTGGCCGAACAGTTCCGCTTCCGGGCGCCCACCCCGCAGCTCAATCGCCTGCTGGAGCACATGGTGGACAACCACCCGGCGCCCATCGTCCGCGGCAAGCCCCTGCGGCTGTACTACATCGCGCAGGTGTCCACCGCGCCCCCGACGTTCGCCCTCACGTGCAACCATCCGGACGGCGTGCCGGACATGTACAAGCGGTACATCACCAACCAGTTGCGCAAGACGTTCGACCTGAGGGTCCCCATCCGTCTGCTGTTCCGGGCACGGCCCGGGCAGGCGAAGCGGGCGGCGCGAAAGAAGCCCCACCTCCAGGGGAAGGGCTGA
- a CDS encoding enoyl-CoA hydratase-related protein, with translation MPEFKVDARGAIEIWTIDGEGRRNAISRAMLQELGALVARVSSSRQVRAVVLTGAGDKAFCAGADLKERATMAEPEVRAFLEGLRKTLRAIEQSDCVFIAAINGSAFGGGTELALACDLRVAAPAAELGLTEVKLGIIPGGGGTQRLARLVGPGRAKDLILTARRINAAEAFSIGLVNRLAPEGHLLEVAHGLAEAVVENAPIAVATAKHAIDEGTGLELDDALALELRKYEEVLKTEDRLEGLRAFAEKRPPVYKGR, from the coding sequence ATGCCGGAATTCAAGGTCGACGCGCGCGGAGCCATCGAAATCTGGACCATCGACGGCGAGGGCCGCCGCAACGCCATCAGCCGCGCGATGCTCCAGGAGCTGGGGGCCCTGGTGGCGCGTGTCTCCTCGAGCCGTCAGGTGCGCGCGGTGGTCCTCACCGGTGCCGGGGACAAGGCCTTCTGCGCGGGCGCGGACCTGAAGGAGCGCGCCACCATGGCCGAGCCCGAGGTGCGCGCCTTCCTGGAGGGCCTGCGCAAGACGTTGCGCGCCATCGAGCAGAGCGACTGCGTCTTCATCGCCGCCATCAACGGCTCGGCCTTCGGCGGAGGCACCGAGCTGGCGCTCGCCTGCGACCTGCGCGTGGCGGCGCCGGCGGCCGAGCTGGGGCTTACCGAGGTGAAGCTCGGCATCATCCCGGGCGGAGGCGGCACGCAGCGGCTCGCCCGGCTGGTGGGCCCGGGGCGCGCCAAGGACCTCATCCTCACCGCGAGGCGCATCAACGCCGCGGAGGCCTTCAGCATCGGCCTGGTGAACCGGCTCGCCCCCGAGGGCCACCTGCTGGAGGTCGCCCATGGCCTCGCGGAGGCCGTGGTGGAGAACGCGCCCATCGCCGTGGCCACCGCCAAGCACGCCATCGACGAGGGGACCGGCCTGGAGCTGGATGACGCGCTCGCGCTGGAGCTGCGCAAGTACGAGGAGGTCCTCAAGACGGAGGACCGGCTGGAGGGGCTGAGGGCCTTCGCGGAGAAGCGCCCGCCCGTCTACAAGGGGCGCTAG
- the era gene encoding GTPase Era: MASTQKHRSGFAALIGRPNVGKSTLLNALTGEKIAIVSAKPQTTRNRILGVVTRPEGQIAFIDTPGIHQAKGELNRYMVETALQAAEEVDLVLFLIEPPAGEKPEVSPGNRTILERLQKVGKPTFLVINKIDSIPKAALLPLIDLYRQEFPFAEVVPISAREKDGVDVLFRAVLGHLPEGERVFDEDMLTDQQERTLVAEYIREQVLRHCRQEIPYSTAVLVDIFDESEREPRPGTPPGQLGGLIRIAASIYVERDSQKAIIIGKQGQMLKTIGTDARKSVQRLLGAHVYLDLRVRVEPRWSERPEGLKKLGYD; the protein is encoded by the coding sequence ATGGCCTCTACCCAGAAACACCGCAGCGGCTTCGCCGCCCTCATCGGGCGCCCCAACGTGGGCAAGAGCACGCTGCTCAACGCGCTCACCGGCGAGAAGATCGCCATCGTCTCCGCCAAGCCGCAGACGACGCGCAACCGCATCCTCGGCGTGGTGACCCGCCCCGAGGGGCAGATCGCCTTCATCGACACCCCCGGCATCCACCAGGCCAAGGGGGAGCTCAACCGGTACATGGTGGAGACGGCCCTCCAGGCCGCGGAGGAGGTGGACCTGGTCCTCTTCCTCATCGAGCCGCCCGCGGGCGAGAAGCCCGAGGTGAGCCCGGGCAACCGCACCATCCTCGAGCGGCTCCAGAAGGTGGGCAAGCCCACCTTCCTGGTCATCAACAAGATCGACTCGATTCCGAAGGCCGCGCTGCTGCCGCTCATCGACCTGTACCGCCAGGAGTTCCCGTTCGCGGAGGTGGTGCCCATCTCCGCCCGGGAGAAGGACGGCGTGGACGTGCTGTTCCGGGCCGTGCTGGGCCACCTGCCCGAGGGCGAGCGCGTCTTCGACGAGGACATGCTCACCGACCAGCAGGAGCGCACGCTGGTGGCCGAGTACATCCGCGAGCAGGTGCTGCGCCACTGCCGCCAGGAGATTCCGTACTCCACGGCGGTGCTGGTGGACATCTTCGACGAGTCGGAGCGCGAGCCCCGTCCCGGAACGCCGCCGGGGCAGCTGGGTGGACTCATCCGCATCGCCGCGTCCATCTACGTGGAGCGCGACAGCCAGAAGGCGATCATCATCGGCAAGCAGGGGCAGATGCTGAAGACCATTGGCACGGACGCACGCAAGTCCGTGCAGCGGTTGCTCGGCGCGCACGTGTACCTGGACCTGCGGGTCCGGGTGGAGCCGCGCTGGAGCGAGCGCCCCGAGGGCCTGAAGAAGCTGGGGTACGACTGA
- a CDS encoding YtxH domain-containing protein has product MFATKKAKWTAKGLAKSDLYRKWVAHKLLNELPRAARNRWDDFDADDALRYVGLTTYKPGRTGLGAMGVFLLGAVAGGVAALLLAPTTGDELRTTVKDKASSYMNKQNLNLGQEKSASA; this is encoded by the coding sequence ATGTTCGCGACGAAGAAGGCGAAGTGGACGGCGAAGGGGTTGGCGAAGAGCGACCTGTACCGCAAGTGGGTGGCCCACAAGCTCCTCAACGAACTCCCCCGCGCCGCCCGGAACCGGTGGGACGACTTCGACGCGGATGATGCGCTGCGCTACGTCGGCCTGACGACCTACAAGCCGGGCCGCACCGGCCTGGGGGCCATGGGCGTGTTCCTGCTCGGGGCGGTGGCCGGTGGCGTGGCCGCCCTGCTGCTCGCGCCCACGACGGGCGACGAGCTGCGCACCACCGTGAAGGACAAGGCGTCGTCCTACATGAACAAGCAGAACCTGAACCTGGGCCAGGAGAAGAGCGCCAGCGCGTAG
- a CDS encoding PQQ-binding-like beta-propeller repeat protein has protein sequence MRRKQLVSWRHWLGSAVAVGLLGGCSMAPRYGNPELPRTALAPPVDYFSVSWWAQLVEPTTLEYAPREVASPAYDPQSKTVIALTRDGYIRGVGQDGKVKWSKKTATRFAAGPTVSEGVVFVPGGDGVLYALDAATGDEKWKYAANESLATVPVVAEGLVLVGSESDTLFAVKAADGVWAWQYRRDPPSGFTVRGASRPTVRDGMVYMGFSDGYVVSLNMKDGATHWEKSLSGSGNEFLDVDSSPVLDDHGQLYVTSFKNGIFALEAETGDMVWSSSVPGMTALVGRGQMLFAVGDARLDAYLAEDGRLLWSLPLGERAGFTPVFAKGMLLVPIQRSLLFVDPKTGKSRVSWNPGDGITATPFVAGSQVFVLSNNGWLYALDVRGLNG, from the coding sequence ATGAGGAGGAAGCAGCTCGTGAGCTGGAGGCATTGGCTGGGGAGCGCCGTGGCGGTCGGTCTCCTGGGTGGTTGCAGCATGGCGCCGCGCTACGGCAACCCGGAGCTGCCCCGGACCGCGCTGGCGCCCCCCGTGGACTACTTCTCCGTGTCGTGGTGGGCGCAGCTGGTCGAGCCCACCACGCTGGAGTACGCGCCCCGCGAAGTGGCCTCGCCCGCGTATGACCCGCAGAGCAAGACGGTCATCGCCCTGACGCGCGACGGGTACATCCGGGGCGTCGGGCAGGACGGCAAGGTGAAGTGGTCGAAGAAGACCGCCACCCGTTTCGCGGCGGGCCCCACCGTCAGCGAGGGCGTCGTCTTCGTCCCGGGTGGCGACGGCGTGCTCTACGCCCTGGACGCCGCCACCGGCGACGAGAAGTGGAAGTACGCCGCGAACGAGTCGCTGGCGACGGTGCCGGTCGTGGCCGAGGGCCTGGTGCTCGTCGGCTCGGAGAGCGACACCCTGTTCGCGGTGAAGGCCGCGGATGGCGTCTGGGCCTGGCAGTACCGGAGGGATCCTCCGTCCGGCTTCACGGTGCGCGGCGCGTCCCGCCCGACGGTCCGCGACGGCATGGTCTACATGGGCTTCTCGGACGGCTACGTCGTCTCGCTGAACATGAAGGACGGCGCCACGCACTGGGAGAAGTCGCTGTCGGGCAGCGGCAACGAGTTCCTGGACGTGGACTCCTCGCCGGTCTTGGACGACCACGGCCAGCTCTATGTCACCTCGTTCAAGAACGGCATCTTCGCGCTCGAGGCCGAGACGGGCGACATGGTGTGGAGCAGCTCCGTGCCCGGCATGACGGCGCTGGTGGGCCGCGGGCAGATGCTGTTCGCCGTGGGCGACGCCCGGCTGGATGCCTATCTGGCCGAGGATGGACGGCTCCTCTGGTCGCTCCCCCTGGGGGAACGGGCGGGCTTCACGCCCGTGTTCGCCAAGGGAATGCTGCTCGTGCCCATCCAGCGCTCGCTGCTGTTCGTCGACCCGAAGACGGGCAAGTCTCGTGTGTCCTGGAACCCCGGGGACGGCATCACCGCGACGCCGTTCGTGGCGGGGTCGCAGGTGTTCGTGCTCTCCAACAACGGCTGGCTCTACGCGCTGGACGTGCGAGGGCTGAACGGGTGA
- a CDS encoding tetratricopeptide repeat protein: MAGTKTEKIRQQELRQPDSFQKVGAEARDWLIQRQKLIGIAVAVVIIGGIGVAIASEMSKRGEHQASQALGQALTVLERPVEGVQPAQPGDTDPAFKNLKERDEALVKSLVDFRAAHAGTRSATTAALSLGEAHFRLGQFGEAQTAFGEFLKGAAQNDPLRAGALEGQGYAFEAEKKYDDAIKSFDQMDAAGGGEFLPGMGAYHKGRMLILQGKKEEAAGVLSKVATDHPNTAAARLSSERLAVLASEGVKVPAPAQPAAPAQPGQPAAVTDK, from the coding sequence GTGGCCGGAACCAAGACCGAGAAGATTCGCCAGCAGGAGCTTCGCCAGCCGGACTCCTTCCAGAAGGTGGGCGCCGAGGCGCGTGACTGGCTCATCCAGCGGCAGAAGCTCATCGGCATCGCCGTGGCCGTCGTCATCATCGGCGGTATCGGGGTGGCCATCGCCAGCGAGATGTCCAAGCGCGGCGAGCACCAGGCCTCCCAGGCGCTGGGCCAGGCGCTCACCGTGCTGGAGCGCCCCGTGGAGGGCGTGCAGCCCGCGCAGCCGGGTGACACCGACCCCGCCTTCAAGAACCTGAAGGAGCGCGACGAGGCGCTGGTGAAGTCGCTCGTCGACTTCCGCGCGGCCCACGCGGGGACGCGCTCGGCGACCACCGCGGCCCTGTCGCTCGGCGAGGCGCACTTCCGGCTCGGGCAGTTCGGCGAGGCCCAGACGGCCTTCGGCGAGTTCCTCAAGGGCGCCGCCCAGAACGATCCGCTCCGCGCCGGCGCGCTCGAGGGCCAGGGCTACGCCTTCGAGGCGGAGAAGAAGTACGACGACGCCATCAAGTCCTTCGACCAGATGGACGCGGCTGGCGGCGGTGAGTTCCTGCCGGGCATGGGCGCCTACCACAAGGGCCGCATGCTCATCCTCCAGGGCAAGAAGGAGGAGGCGGCGGGCGTGCTCTCCAAGGTGGCGACGGACCACCCGAACACCGCGGCGGCGCGGCTGTCCAGCGAGCGACTGGCGGTGCTGGCGTCCGAGGGCGTGAAGGTGCCGGCCCCGGCCCAGCCGGCCGCTCCCGCGCAGCCGGGGCAGCCCGCGGCGGTCACCGATAAATGA
- the rnc gene encoding ribonuclease III, whose amino-acid sequence MEKLSLSERVTALEARLGLVFSRREVALEALTHKTYVNENKDKDLKDNQRLEFLGDSVVNLLVGHRLMERFPGVPEGDLTKMRARVVNEDGLARVARGLPLGDLLLLGRGELLSGGKDKPSVLADALEAVFGAVFLCAGLDAAGALADRLFAELLDEVSTGQGRLDYKTLLQEMAHEKRKVAPRYRVISEAGPEHAKVFEVEVTLGDVSFARASGRSKKEAEQCAAQATLERLKQEAAVEATAATQAPAPPSEGAPESAGTTPSELPADDTPA is encoded by the coding sequence GTGGAGAAGCTGAGTCTGTCGGAGCGGGTGACGGCCCTGGAGGCCCGTCTGGGGCTGGTGTTCTCGCGCAGGGAAGTGGCGCTCGAGGCCCTCACCCACAAGACGTACGTCAACGAGAACAAGGACAAGGACCTCAAGGACAACCAGCGCCTGGAGTTCCTGGGTGACTCGGTGGTGAACCTGCTCGTCGGCCACCGGCTGATGGAGCGCTTCCCTGGGGTGCCCGAGGGCGACCTCACCAAGATGCGCGCCCGGGTGGTCAACGAGGACGGCCTGGCCCGGGTGGCCCGGGGCCTGCCCCTGGGGGACCTGCTGCTGCTGGGCCGGGGCGAGCTGCTGTCGGGTGGCAAGGACAAGCCCTCCGTGCTGGCGGACGCGCTGGAGGCCGTGTTCGGCGCGGTGTTCCTGTGCGCCGGCCTGGACGCCGCCGGGGCGCTGGCGGACCGGCTCTTCGCGGAGCTGCTGGACGAGGTCTCCACCGGCCAGGGGCGGCTGGACTACAAGACGCTCCTGCAGGAGATGGCGCACGAGAAGCGCAAGGTGGCCCCGCGCTACCGGGTCATCTCCGAGGCGGGCCCGGAGCACGCCAAGGTGTTCGAGGTGGAGGTGACGCTCGGGGACGTGTCGTTCGCGCGGGCGTCCGGACGGAGCAAGAAGGAGGCGGAGCAGTGCGCGGCCCAGGCCACCCTCGAGCGGCTGAAGCAGGAGGCCGCGGTGGAGGCGACGGCGGCCACGCAGGCCCCCGCGCCCCCGTCGGAAGGGGCCCCCGAGAGCGCGGGAACCACCCCCTCGGAGCTCCCGGCGGACGACACCCCGGCGTGA
- a CDS encoding DUF3014 domain-containing protein has product MSDPNFVGGLGQQPVSPPPPEEPPRRGMVWVGVVLVAVIVAGVAAGWFYSRTIMEAARQAPTPVMTEASPDAGPVAAPPPAAAAPSLPRTDEHARSLASRLSDAPEMATWLQERDLVRRVAAAVNNVAEGTSPRMVLGFLGPAEPFQVVEAKDHQTLTIDPKSHARYDTVARAFGSIDAQVAWSFYREIKPLLDQAHAELAPPGQTFDATLSRAIQQLLAVPVPEGGPVEVKAQGALYVYVSPELENLSGAQKHLLRMGPQNIRIIQAKLREIQTALGLPSVAGR; this is encoded by the coding sequence ATGAGCGACCCGAATTTCGTAGGTGGCCTTGGCCAGCAGCCCGTGTCGCCACCGCCCCCCGAGGAGCCGCCTCGGCGAGGGATGGTCTGGGTGGGCGTCGTGCTCGTGGCGGTGATTGTCGCGGGCGTGGCCGCGGGGTGGTTCTACTCACGCACCATCATGGAGGCCGCCCGGCAGGCCCCCACGCCGGTGATGACCGAGGCCTCGCCGGACGCGGGGCCTGTCGCGGCGCCCCCACCCGCGGCGGCCGCGCCGTCGTTGCCCAGGACCGACGAGCACGCGCGGAGCCTCGCCAGCCGTCTGTCGGACGCGCCCGAGATGGCCACCTGGCTCCAGGAGCGGGACCTGGTTCGACGGGTCGCGGCGGCGGTGAACAATGTCGCGGAGGGCACGAGCCCTCGAATGGTGCTCGGCTTCCTGGGGCCGGCGGAGCCCTTCCAGGTGGTGGAGGCGAAGGACCATCAGACCCTGACCATCGACCCGAAGAGCCATGCCCGGTACGACACGGTGGCGCGGGCGTTCGGGTCCATCGATGCCCAGGTGGCCTGGAGCTTCTATCGCGAGATCAAGCCGCTGCTCGACCAGGCCCACGCGGAGCTGGCGCCGCCGGGACAGACGTTCGACGCGACCCTGAGCCGCGCCATCCAGCAGCTGCTGGCCGTCCCTGTTCCGGAAGGAGGCCCGGTGGAGGTGAAGGCCCAGGGCGCGCTCTATGTCTACGTGTCGCCGGAGCTGGAGAACCTGAGCGGGGCGCAGAAACACCTGCTGCGCATGGG
- a CDS encoding (deoxy)nucleoside triphosphate pyrophosphohydrolase has product MTAAAPRTVRVVAALIPGPLDAQRFLVQQRLPGGSRALLWEFPGGKVESGETDEAALARECREELDVELAVGRRLSQVRHVYPDLTVELVLYAARLVSGEPKPLGAHALAFQSPEEMRALPFCEADIPFLDELVAGRLGPFD; this is encoded by the coding sequence GTGACGGCGGCGGCGCCCAGGACGGTCCGCGTGGTGGCGGCACTGATTCCGGGTCCCCTCGACGCCCAGCGGTTCCTGGTGCAGCAGCGGCTCCCGGGCGGGAGCCGCGCGCTGCTGTGGGAGTTCCCCGGAGGGAAGGTCGAGTCCGGGGAGACGGACGAAGCGGCGCTGGCCCGGGAGTGTCGCGAGGAGCTGGACGTGGAGCTCGCGGTGGGGCGGCGCCTGTCCCAGGTGCGGCACGTCTATCCGGACCTGACGGTGGAGCTGGTGCTCTACGCCGCGCGGCTGGTCTCCGGCGAGCCGAAGCCGCTGGGCGCCCACGCGCTGGCCTTCCAGTCGCCGGAGGAGATGCGGGCCCTGCCGTTCTGCGAGGCGGACATTCCGTTCCTGGACGAGCTGGTCGCGGGAAGGCTGGGACCGTTCGATTGA
- a CDS encoding acyl-CoA dehydrogenase family protein — protein sequence MDFDLPESHRALQSSLRDFCERQVKPFAAQWDREEKFPLDVVRELGQLGVMGILVGEQYGGAAMDSLAVAVAVEEIARYDGSLALTVASHNGLGTSHLRVFGSEAQREKYLPRLATGEALGAWGLTEPGSGSDASGMKTTAVRQGDNWVLNGTKMFITQGTVGDVFVVLAVTSPQKRQKGITAFLLEKGMPGFSQRPIHGKLGMRSSDTAELVLENVVVPDANRVGELDHGFIDTMKILDKGRITIGALAVGLARGALEESSRYSRERTAFGQPIAEFQALRWMMADIATETDAARLLVHRAARLADAGQPYSREASMAKLFASEVATRACAKAVQIHGGYGYTREFPVERYLRDAKLCEIGEGTSEIQRTIIARETFKGA from the coding sequence ATGGATTTCGACCTCCCCGAGAGTCATCGCGCCCTCCAATCCTCGCTCCGCGACTTTTGCGAACGACAGGTGAAGCCGTTCGCGGCGCAGTGGGATCGGGAGGAGAAGTTCCCCCTCGACGTCGTGCGGGAGCTGGGCCAGCTGGGGGTGATGGGCATCCTCGTGGGTGAGCAGTACGGCGGGGCGGCCATGGATTCGCTGGCGGTGGCCGTGGCGGTGGAGGAGATCGCCCGCTACGACGGCTCGCTGGCGCTCACCGTGGCCAGCCACAACGGCCTGGGGACCAGCCACCTGCGCGTCTTCGGCAGCGAGGCCCAGCGCGAGAAGTACCTGCCGCGCCTGGCCACGGGCGAGGCCCTGGGGGCCTGGGGGCTGACGGAGCCCGGCTCGGGTTCGGACGCGTCCGGCATGAAGACGACGGCGGTGCGCCAGGGGGACAACTGGGTGCTCAACGGCACCAAGATGTTCATCACCCAGGGCACCGTGGGTGACGTCTTCGTCGTCCTCGCGGTGACCTCGCCCCAGAAGCGCCAGAAGGGCATCACCGCCTTCCTGTTGGAGAAGGGGATGCCGGGCTTCAGCCAGCGCCCCATCCACGGGAAGCTCGGCATGCGCTCGTCGGACACGGCGGAGCTGGTGCTGGAGAACGTCGTGGTCCCGGACGCGAACCGCGTGGGGGAGCTGGACCACGGCTTCATCGACACGATGAAGATCCTCGACAAGGGCCGCATCACCATCGGCGCGCTGGCGGTGGGGCTGGCGCGGGGCGCGCTGGAGGAGTCGTCGCGGTATTCGCGCGAGCGGACCGCGTTCGGCCAGCCCATCGCCGAGTTCCAGGCCCTGCGCTGGATGATGGCGGACATCGCCACGGAGACGGACGCGGCGCGGCTGCTGGTGCACCGGGCGGCGCGCCTGGCCGACGCGGGCCAGCCGTACTCGCGCGAGGCGTCCATGGCGAAGCTCTTCGCGTCGGAGGTCGCCACCCGCGCTTGCGCCAAGGCCGTGCAGATCCACGGAGGGTATGGCTACACCCGCGAATTCCCGGTCGAACGCTACCTGCGCGACGCCAAACTGTGTGAGATTGGCGAGGGAACGAGCGAGATCCAACGCACCATCATCGCGAGAGAGACCTTCAAAGGGGCTTGA